Genomic window (Nicotiana sylvestris chromosome 7, ASM39365v2, whole genome shotgun sequence):
GGATAATTATAATAGAAAAAAGTAATGAAAAGCAGTAAATGTTAATCAATATCAATTAAAAGGGTATAAATGTTAGCCATGGGAACACAAGATATCAAGATAATTGAATGAACAAATTTTTGCACGGATATAATAGTTCCAGATTGATCTTTGCAAAAGGAGCTTAACAGCCTCAGGTAACAAATTTTTTAATTAGTATAGCTTTTTGAAGATGTATATCAATTCCTAAATGATTTTTACAGTGAGCAAAATTTTGATTATTATAATTAATGAATTTTACAAACTTTTATATCAAGGAAAAAAAAGAATACTACATGTGGACTGAATCTCATTTTTCCAAGGAACTTAATGAATTGAAGATCAGAAGCACTCATGATCACCTTTGAAGATATATGTGAAGTTGCGTAACAGCGAGTGTGAGGATGGTGCCAAATACTAATTCTTTCTTCTACTCTTTTATTATCTATAAAGAATgtaaatatttaaattgtatgaGGAATTATTGAGAAATACGAGTAAGTTTGTGGAATTTACTTTGGAGTAGAGAATAAATTCAGCGTGATGAGAAAAAGAATTGGTGGTTGGGTGGGGGGACAAGTACACTGAATgggaaaaaaacgaaaaaaaaaaagaagaaaaaatctaATAAACGAATAATAAACATAGAAAAAGAATGGAATACTACATACGTTTTTTGTTTCACTTTTTATTTTGGGAAACTTAGGTTTTCAGGTAGTAAAATTAGTGTCTCTCATATCCATTGAACATTTTTATGTGAAGGTTATGTTCTTAATCAATTTGTGGTGTATTTGTTAAGAATTAGAAGAAGTTTCAATGTTGATATATTAGGCCATGAAGCAGGAGAATCACTAGTCATTATTAAATCTACGGCAATGGAAAAGAACATCAAATATTAAAGACTGATTCGTAGGATCCTATATTGAGAGGGAAATTGTGGAGAACTACAATGCAAAGTCAGTAAATTCGAACAAACAGTTCAACACTTACTTGCCAATAAGTCATGATTGAAATGCTCGTATTGAGTTTTCTTCAAAACTTACTAATGGGGCAATTCTTCATTAATTTGTTGTAAAATATTGTTTGTCTATGTTGTATAATGCCATTGAGATCGAAAATCTAATTATGAATGCACAGATTTGTTTGAATTTATTAATTTGAATACTTTCTTGAAGTTAAAGAAATCTGCACCCAACACTTGATTGTTTCTGTATTTTAGTACCTTTTtcactctctctttttttttttgtctatttCCTTTCTTTCCTCATAAAATTTTATAGCAATGTTATATCAAGGGGAAGAGTCATGAAGAAGAGATGGTGTGACACCTTCTGGATATAAAGATATATTATCGCTTTGAAAAAAAATTTTAGTTATTTTTTCTCCTTACTAAAGCGCAGTAATCTCtaaatataatatttaatttttatctatcTTCTTGTATTTAATTTTGGTATTTGAAGAGATCGATTGTATGGCACATCTTTAGACTAGAAAACATACGtatcttttttctcattttcatttttttccctcATCAATAAAGCTCAGTACTCTGTAAATTCATCAAATATAATTATTACTATTACaattgtcaaaatattagttAGGAACAACATTTAAACGGAACAAAATACAGGAAAATTAtgttataattttttatattcaaACGTATCAAAATCCAATTATGAATTAATAAATATTAGATAATTATTACATTAATGAACTATTATTATGAACATCATTTTATGATAAGGAAGAGAATTTGGCAGGAGAATATAGGTAAGCCCCAAACTCTCTAAATACAATTACTAATAAATATTAATAATGAATAATATTTAAATAGTGAAGGAAGGCTTGGGGATTTCATTACCTTTTTTTCCTCAATATAATGTTTTGGAACAAATTCTCTCACCAATGTTTCCTTACTGCATAGATCTATATGCTTGGTTAAAATTTCTCAACCCCCAAATTAAACTAGCAATTTGGTTGACATTCCAAAAGTGTGCTTACCTTTCTTTGTAATTTACGTTAAATAAACTTCAAATGCTAAAACTTATTTAAGCAGTGTATCAACGACATCTTAATAGAGGCGATTGAAGAAATTACAACCGCACCGAGTTGATCAAGCTATcttcaaaaataaattattatatttGTGATTGTAAACTTATAGATTTAATAGTCATATGCTTTTAAATaaaacttttatttattttatgtcAATAAATTAAATTTCTAAAACATCATTTGTATAACTGCGTGAAGCGCGGACCAATTCACTAGTTGCATAATAATACCTGCATTATTCCGCATATCAATCCCTTTACTATCAGTTATCAcatattaatttatttataaataattCATGCGTTCCTAATTCGTGCACAACTTACTTataaaccaaatgacccctaaatATCAAGCGACTTTAAAGAACATGTAACTCGGTTTTTGAGAATGGTTTTAATGGCGACCAGACTTCTCTTTTCTGGAAGTCTAATGGTTTGGGGGACGTCAATTCCCTTCTCAAAAAGACAAGGAAAACTATAACAAAAGAGATTAATGGTTGTTACGATGGACGATGCAGAATCGATATTGCTGGGTGTTTGGTAGCACTATGACATACTGTATCAGGTTTTGTGTTAGGTAAGCCTTGTGGCATGAATAAGAGTTTGCAAATGAGACAAAGAAAGGTACAATAGATATTTCATCAAATAGTACTACTAGTTAACGAGGCAGGTAAATTAATTGGATAAAAATCTCTgtgtctttattttttctttaaattttaatAGTAGCGTCAAGTATTAGTCCAAACATTGACTAATTTGGTATTGGGAGTTGGGAGATGGTCAATTGACCTAATAGTACTACAACGATTACAAAATAAAAATTCTTAGCTTGTAGTGATTCTTGGAGCGAAATATATAGAAATATATACTTACAATAACAATTATGCctcaatcccaaacaaaatagGATCAATTATATGCATGAATCCTCGTTATTAACAACATAGGGTCATCGtcatatcaaataaaaataatagcgaaaataaaagcaaaaaataagttaaatatattataaataatagtaataatactaatattaataataatgtATGTTAATATGTCTATTTTTTTTACGTTCATATAAATCTATTATAAGGTCAAAGCAATAGGTTGAAAACCAACACAATAACGAGACTAAAACCTATTATCAATTAGTAATAGATAACTCTAACAGTTACACCGGCTCATATGTGTGAAACTATATATGATGAGTAAAAATACTAAAGGAGACGAATCCAACGAAAAGAATCATAGAGGGGAAGAGGAGAGAAGAGGGACAGTACGGAAATTGCAAAAGCAGAAGCACATTATACTCGTGGACTCAAAATTTCAAACCCGgataaattcaaaaatagccggaTGTACGagtagtcattcaaaaatagctacagttttaaaaataatcgaaatttagttattttttatgtaaagataaatctgaacgaaaacactgttcaaaattcgaaaaaatactccagcataatatagtggatttccagtatattatactggagctccagtataatataccggtccagcataatatgctggaagttcatacacaggtgtaccgaactccagtatattatgcttgaCCGTtctttgttgcagcaaaatagtggctatttttcaataacttggcaaatactgactatttttgaatgatcagtccgaaaactggttagaccgtgctattttaactacTACCACTGCACAACAAATGGTCATTTTGGTCCCCTTGAACCTTAAGAGCAAACTGTTGGGTAGCCCAAATAATCACAAGATCGTCAACAATACGAGTGATTATAGTACTTGGATGTGTATTCCGTTTATTCTCTCTAATTTTTAAATAGAATATCATGGAAATTTACCATAACCAGAAAATCAAAGGAGTAATAAAATAAAGGGGAAAATGTATATTAGAACCCAAATGCATCAAGGAGTGGGGCTTCTCAACTTTGTTACTTTAGTCGTGTCTCatagacaaaaataaataaagtttgTTGTCTTTGTTCTTGTTATCCCACtactaaaaaacaaaaattattcACAGACAAATTCCGTAGTTGAACGGAAAATTTTGTCGATAATTCTATTTAGAGAtgaattactgacgatttaatgaCATATTAGCGACGAAGTTCGTAGCAATTTTTTTTGTAGTGTTTATTCCTTCCGTTTAAAATTATCTgttgtaatttttaaaaataattgtctcaaattatttgttgTATTAGAAGTTTAAGACAATCAAttatttttttctgattttacCCTTGGTAGTAATTGTTCTTGAAGATGGAGATGgtacatacaacaacaacaacaacaacaacaacaacaacaacaacaacaataaacccagtgtaatctcataaatggggtctggagagggtagtgtgtacgcatatCTTACATGTACCTTATaaagatagagaggttgttttcgatagaccctcggcttaggGAACAATGGAGATACGATAAAGCAGCCAAGTAGCAAACAATGATAACAACAATGTAATATGGTAATGAGCGCGAATCACACATCATGTAATAATAAAGAACCCTGATAAGATAATACAAAAATAATCCTAGTACTACTGGTAAGTCTAGGAGGAACACACTAGTATCAGTCAACCTACAACCCTAATCCTCGATCTCTTCACCTTTCTATCGTAGGTTATATCCTTGGTAAGCTGAAGCAACGACATGTCATGCTTAATTATCTCTcctcaatacttcttaggcctacctttTCCCTTCATCAGACCCGCCATGGACAACCCCTCACACCTCCTGACCGGAACACATATgtctctcctcttcacatgcccgaaCGGGCCATCTCAACCTCGATTCCCGCAACTTGTCCTCCACAGATGTCACTCCTACCTTGTCCCTAATAACATCATTCCTAATCATGTCCTTCctggtatgcccacacatccatctcaatatcctcatttcagctactttcatcttctagacATGAGACTTCTTGACGGGCCAGCGCTCAGCCCCATACAACGTAGTCGGTCTAACCACCACTTTATAGGAATTGCCCTTAAGTCCAGGTGACATattcttatcacacaaaaccCCCCGAGGCGAGCCCCCATCTCATCCATCCTGCTCCAATATGATGAgtaacatcctcgtcaatctccctaTTGCCTTGAATAATAGACTCAAGATACTTGAAACTATCTTTTGGGGATGACTTGAGTACCAATTTTCACTTTCACTTCTTCTTGATGCATCTCAttgctgaacttgcactccaagcaCTCAATTTTTtacctactcaacttgaaacctttagactccagcgACTGCCTCCAAACTCCCAATCTAGCGTTAACTCCACCTCATGTCTcgtcaatcagaactatgtcatcaacAAATAACATACATCATGACACTTCCCCTTGTACTATATAAGATGGAGATGgtacataaatagaataaatatttaaTGAAGATAGATTAtatcttaagacataaataaggTTAAAATAGTACTTAAAAAAACccttctaattaatattttttaagagtcatataaaagagaaatatgacagATAATTTGAGAAGGAAGAAGTACTATATAAGTATATATGTTAAGGAAAATGCACTATCTTTAAACACTTCTTGTAACCGTGTGATAGAGAAACTAATTGAGTCAAATGTATTATTGGAATAATAGTATAGTATCACATTGCAGTGTGATTGAGTTACAAGCTAACGTGGTACTTTACTTAAAGTTTTTACAGATTTACAAGCTAACGAGGTACTTTATTTAAAGTTTTTACACACAACTCCagaaataaagccaaataaaaaggTGATAAGTGGAAGCAATGCTTTATATTACGCCAGAGCCAACAATAAGTGCAGTGCATTTATAAATGCCATTGACTTTTACTGACGATGAATTTTTCTATTATCATGGTGTTAAAGTTAACTTGCCCTCGCCTCAATTATTTTTACGGAATACTTGTTATTTTCCAATAATAAAATTATCGATTAGTTTCGTACACCAACACTTGAATAGATAAGAAgaaatcacctaatatttttaTTGTTGGCTGAAATATGAAGGTAAAATTTTATGGTTCTCAATTTGCTTGATTGACTAGTAAGTCGCACTTTTGGATGCAACTGGTGATGGTTGTTGCTATTGGAAAAAGACTTACCCACGTCCAGATTTACATCAAACTAGATTAATTAATCAATGAAATAACATTCTTAGGTAAATGTATAATTCTGAGTAAATAATAAGTGTATTTCGCGAGTGTAAATTTATTACCCCTAGTTTAGCTGTTACTTATAACATTGAGTTGGAATAATTTTATTTCCTAGCCGTCTACCACTTTTGTTTAATTCATTTCACACTTCAATTAAAGATACACATCATGACAGAAATGGAAACAGCTATATCATGATTGTACAACTGTGGAATATGAAAATTCCCAGCAAGAGTACAAGTTAATATCTAATGTGCACTAAAATAATCAATCATTAACATGTAAAACCAATCAGAAATTGCCACTTTAACTAGCTAATCATCCAATCACGTGTCGTCATATTCCATTCGCACATTCCACTGTCCCCAAAATTCCAgtaaatttatttttcatttttattctcattaattataattatttttcaTTATCTCCACTAACAACATAATTAACGGCTTTAACAGCTACCGTTCCCTATTAATGAGGCCCAAACAAAGGGCCCACAAAATCCGCGTGGTGTAATTCAACCACCGTTCCAGGGGCAGCAATGTAATTCCAACCCTCCCGCTATAACACTCTCTCTGTTTcccttattttatttttggtgcagtaataaatataaatataaatatggaAGAGAAGAACATTAGAtttgcatgaaaattttgtaggGGTAGTGCGTGTATAAATACATACACAAAAGGGAGACGATACAGATACAGATACGATACTTGACTCTCATCTTCACACGCTTTTCTCTTTCGCTCTCTAAAAAGTCTCTTCCGTTTCTCTCGTCTCCCTTTTCTTGTAGTTCGGGGGTTGGATCCTTTATTCGGTTCTTGAAAATCTGTAAGCACATACAGTTATTACTCTTGTTCATATATTTTAATTCTTGCTTGCAATTCATGATTTTGGGCTAGATCTGGGTTTTGAATGCAAATATGCTTTGATTCCAATTTATTGCCATTGCAAACTTATGATCCCAGATCTATTATGGATAAGCAAGCATGCATCATATTGTGGACCACCCATTTGAAATGCTGATGAGCAATGAGAATGTTGTGTTTTGCAGAATACTATGTTGGATctgatgatctgtgttttcaatTTTGTGCTGGTTTTTCTAAATCTCCATTAGTTTGTGATTTCTGACATAATTTATTGATTGATTCATAATTTTTACTGGTTTTTATAATATTGTGGTTATATTTTATTGCTGATCCAGGGAAATTATTTATTAATTCATGTATATTCACTCGCATTTTTTATCTTGCTTTTACCTACTACAACCCCCCCACATAAACGGCATTGAGCACCTTTTCAGAATCCGGGTTGTCGAACTTTTTTTATGTTCTGGGGCTTGTTTTGGTTAATATTTTTGTCGGTGTATAGTTGCGAATTAGTTCTCAAACATTCTCTGTTGTTACCTGGTTATTAATCTATTTAAAGAATTCATTTTTATGTCCTTTTTCCCTTTACGCCTATTTTAAGCTTTAGGTTTGACAGTTGTTAATAGATGAAATTAATTTGTTTCTTGCAGGATTTGAGTTGCTATTAAACTGAGAATATTGATTTGAAATTCGTTAGCTGAAGAACCTGCATCAAGATGTCGACGTACACTCCTAAGAATATACTCATTACTGGGGCTGCAGGGTTTATTGCATCTCATGTTGCCAACCGCCTTGTTCGGAGTTACCCCGACTACAAAATCGTTGTGCTTGACAAGCTTGATTATTGTTCCAACCTGAAAAACCTTAATCCATCTCGATCCTCCCCTAATTTCAAGTTTGTTAAGGGAGACATTGGCAGCGCTGATCTTGTTAACTATCTTCTCATCACTGAGTCCATTGACACTATAATGCACTTTGCTGCTCAGACCCATGTTGACAACTCCTTTGGTAATAGCTTTGAGTTCACCAAGAACAACATTTATGGTACACACGTGCTATTAGAGGCTTGCAAAGTTACTGGTCAGATCAGAAGGTTTATCCATGTCAGCACGGATGAGGTTTACGGGGAGACCGATGAGGATGCTGTTGTGGGAAACCATGAAGCCTCACAACTCCTTCCTACGAACCCATATTCAGCCACTAAAGCTGGGGCTGAAATGCTTGTTATGGCATATGGGAGATCATACGGATTGCCTGTTATAACCACTAGAGGGAATAATGTGTATGGTCCCAATCAATTTCCTGAGAAGTTAATCCCAAAGTTTATAAATCTAGCCATGAGGGGGAAGCCTCTTCCTATTCACGGAGATGGTTCAAATGTTAGAAGTTATTTGTACTGTGAGGATGTTGCTGAGGCTTTCGAGGTCGTTCTTCACCGAGGAGAGGTTGGTCATGTTTATAACATTGGAACTAAGAAAGAGAGGAGGGTGATTGATGTTGCCAAAGATCTATGCAAGCTTTTTGACAAGGATCCTGACGCAAGCATTCAGTTTGTGGAGAACAGGCCCTTCAATGACCAGAGGTATTTTCTCGATGATCAGAAGTTGAAGAACTTGGGTTGGTCAGAGAGGACCACATGGGAAGAGGGTCTGAAAAAAACCATGGACTGGTATATCAGTAATCCTGATTGGTGGGGAGATGTCTCTGGAGCATTGCTTCCCCATCCTAGAATGCTGATGATGCCTGGTGGGGTAGAGAGAGGAGCTGAAAAAGATGATTCGGGATCATCTGAGTGCTCTGGAAACCCCAACCAGACCCGGATGGTAGTTCCAGCTTCCAAGATCGGCAACCCCCCTAATAAATCACCTTATAAGTTTTTGATTTATGGTAGGACTGGTTGGATTGGTGGTCTGCTAGGAAAGCTATGTGAGAAACAGGGAATTCCTTATGAGTATGGAAGGGGACGTCTGCAGGATCGGTCACAACTTTTGGCAGACATTCACGCTGTCAAGCCCACACATGTATTCAATGCTGCTGGTGTCACCGGTAGACCTAACGTTGATTGGTGTGAAAGTCATAAAACTGAAACAATTCGTACAAATGTTGCTGGAACTCTAAACTTGGCTGATGTTTGTAAAGAGCATGGTTTACTGATGATGAATTTTGCAACTGGTTGCATATTTGAATATGATGCTGCACACCCAGAAGGTTCTGGTATTGGATTCAAAGAGGAAGACACGCCCAATTTCGCTGGTTCTTTCTATTCAAAGACCAAGGCTATGGTTGGTACTCCTTAAGAGTCTGTTTGCATGTGGGTATTCTTTTACAAATATTGATACtgtttgtttctttctttcaccAGGTTGAAGAGTTGCTGAAAGAATACGAGAATGTTTGCACCCTCAGAGTCCGGATGCCAATATCTTCAGACCTCAGCAACCCCCGGAATTTCATTACCAAGATTAGTCGCTACAATAAGGTGGTTAATATTCCCAACAGCATGACAATTTTGGATGAGCTTCTTCCAATTTCAATTGAGATGGCAAAACGTAATCTCAAGGGCATATGGAACTTCACAAACCCCGGTGTTGTGAGCCATAATGAGATTTTGGAGATGTACAAGAAATATATAAACCCAGACTTTACATGGGCCAATTTCACATTGGAAGAACAGGCTAAGGTAATTGTTGCAGCTCGCAGTAACAATGAGATGGATGCTtcaaagttgaaaaaggagttCCCTGAGTTGCTGCCAATCAAGGAATCATTGGTCAAATATGTGTTTGAACCAAACAGAAAAACTGCTGCATAATAAGCCTTAGGTTATTGAGATCAGACTTCTGGTTTGGATCAATATGCTACTTGACTTTGTATCCTAGTTTAGTCATTATTCGTCATTAGTAGCCAAAATTTTCTATTGTTTAGATTCTTGCCGGTGATTAGAATTCCTATGCTCGGTTGTTCCTGTTAGTTATCTATGAATCTATAATGTTTAATGTGCTATGAGGAAGCTTTGGATAGGAGTTCCCCATGTATCTGTTATCAACCCTGTGTGCTAAGGGTTTATTTACTGAATCTAATATATATGGAATTATGAATTGTTTCTTGCTCCATTTCATAGTGTTGTTTTTCTCTTCCCCATATTGAGTGGAAAGTTGCTTTGTATTTTGCTACTATTCTAAAGGCAGAATAACTGTATTTAGCATGGATTGTTTTAACTTAGTTTTAGTAATTTACGTcttaataatatattactataATGACTTATCAAATACGCCCTCCATTCCAGAAAGAATGGTGAATTTGAACTACTATTGCAAAACGCATCAGTTCCTTTGGATTGAATCAGACattgatttttaaattttttggaaGAATAATAGGCCCTAAAATGTTCACATTTTGGAAATCCCACTTTCAAACacttaggggtgttcataaaaatccgaaaacccgaaccaaatcgaaaatcaaaccaaaccgacAAAAAAAACCGATatttttttggtttggtttggtttggttttagttgtgaaatttaaaaaccgatcaaatttggtttggttttggttttaattaaaaaaaaaaacgaacgaaaccgaatataggagtagctattttaaatttattattacacctatatatatgtatacttttatacaaagttttaaaatttttatagtaaatattaatcgtttgcacttttagtatagttctttacctttacattctagtttaattggtagttttcttttgttaagtgtaagaatctatttcatgttaaaaataatatatttttaattgagtccttaaattattcatcactatttgattcaattatcatcaatatatcttggtaaataatagatttctcaaatggcagttgatttgatagtgttacgttgaaaatgtggtcaccgaaatgtgtgtttggtagtgtgtcttatatttaagaaaaaaccgacaaataaccgaaaaaaccgacataaaccgaatcgagaaaaaaccgacataattggtttggtttggttctaatatttgaaaaaccaacTTACTTGGTTtagtttctttttagggaaaaaccaatccaaatcgaaccatgaacacccctacaaACATTTATG
Coding sequences:
- the LOC104226119 gene encoding trifunctional UDP-glucose 4,6-dehydratase/UDP-4-keto-6-deoxy-D-glucose 3,5-epimerase/UDP-4-keto-L-rhamnose-reductase RHM1-like, which produces MSTYTPKNILITGAAGFIASHVANRLVRSYPDYKIVVLDKLDYCSNLKNLNPSRSSPNFKFVKGDIGSADLVNYLLITESIDTIMHFAAQTHVDNSFGNSFEFTKNNIYGTHVLLEACKVTGQIRRFIHVSTDEVYGETDEDAVVGNHEASQLLPTNPYSATKAGAEMLVMAYGRSYGLPVITTRGNNVYGPNQFPEKLIPKFINLAMRGKPLPIHGDGSNVRSYLYCEDVAEAFEVVLHRGEVGHVYNIGTKKERRVIDVAKDLCKLFDKDPDASIQFVENRPFNDQRYFLDDQKLKNLGWSERTTWEEGLKKTMDWYISNPDWWGDVSGALLPHPRMLMMPGGVERGAEKDDSGSSECSGNPNQTRMVVPASKIGNPPNKSPYKFLIYGRTGWIGGLLGKLCEKQGIPYEYGRGRLQDRSQLLADIHAVKPTHVFNAAGVTGRPNVDWCESHKTETIRTNVAGTLNLADVCKEHGLLMMNFATGCIFEYDAAHPEGSGIGFKEEDTPNFAGSFYSKTKAMVEELLKEYENVCTLRVRMPISSDLSNPRNFITKISRYNKVVNIPNSMTILDELLPISIEMAKRNLKGIWNFTNPGVVSHNEILEMYKKYINPDFTWANFTLEEQAKVIVAARSNNEMDASKLKKEFPELLPIKESLVKYVFEPNRKTAA